The following is a genomic window from Solanum lycopersicum chromosome 6, SLM_r2.1.
GAAAATCAAGATCACATGGAGTCAAAGGGTGCTGCAAATTAAACCCAAAATAGGCTGAAATTCATGCCCAAAACATCCTAAATTCGGGCTTGTGTTTTTGGAGCAAAAAAAAAGGCATttttaccttctttttttttttgattgtttGGCAGAAAGTGTGACATAAAATTTTCACTTGTTTTCCTAGTTTAAAGTTTTCTAGTTAGGttttactattaattattttcattaaaattgaccaaattttatagttttattctGATAGACCAAATTTGATAGTTTTCATCAATGGAAAACTTTTGGggtattagaaagaaaaaaaagcacGAGTTGAAAATAGTAGCCCTGACGGGTAGGATAGCCCTCATGGGTTAAAAATGGTAATATGGTATTGTAGTTCTTTGAAAGATTTCACGGATCAATtaagctctgataccacttttggtgtttgtttttaaaaaatcgaCAACAAAAGAATTGAATTGAAAGAATTGAATTGAAATGGCTTTCAATAGTTTAATTGAGCATTGAGGGGCTTtaaatagcaaacataaaaaacataatctgcataatttgaattttaaaacaaCCTAAAATATCTCAACAATTCAAACAACCTAActaaaattcaatattcaaattcatcttaaactaaacaatttattttactaaaagtTACTACATTAACTAAAAGCAAACTTCAACAGGTTTATTTTGCTTAGTACAATACCTGTGAGCGTATGGAGTTCAGTAATGATGTTTCCTTTAGCATCAATTCTTTTATCCCCAACAATGTATTGTAAGTAGCATAGTATTTACGGGTTTGACGATCCTTGCCCTGCATGACTCATTGTAGAGGTTAACAGAGTGATTAAAAaggaagtaaaaaaatatttgtaataagaaaatatatgctCCTAGGCACAGGTCCCAAGAACCCTCTCTCTCCTAATTCTTAGGAGAAAAAAACCACTTTTTCTGGCAGTAAAACCTGCCGGAATCCTTCCTTTCTTTTGCCTCTAACACAAGCTATCACTATTTGTGTTAGCTTTATCCTCTCTTCATTTCTTTCCAGAACTGATCACGCGGGAAAACAGAATATACTTCAATGCAAGGCACAAGTCTTTTAACATTACAAGGTGGATAGCCAACAACTCGGTGTGGTACGAATGGGTGTAAAGAAGTTGCAGGCTCATGAGAAGATCTGAGATGAGCAGTAAGACCATGGAGTGGATCTACGTCACTCTAGAGGAAGCATCTAGAGATTAAAATAACAGTCAGAAGATGGGTTCACATATGACATTACAATATGGGTCGAGTGGAAATCTCGTCGGAACTCAAGAGAAAATCAGTTAAAGAAGAAGATTATTTGAATTACTCTTAAATGTGGCTAGAGTGGAAGACTAGAAGTGACTCATCTGCAATATGCTGATGATACACTCATCTTTTGTGGGACTGAAGAAGGTCAACTCAAGCATCTGAGGGTGATCCTGATTCTGTTTGAAGGGATTCCGGGGCTACATATCAATTGTAGAACGAGTTCTCTGTATCCTACAAATGATGTAGCTAACATGGAGGCTCTGAATATAATACTGGGTGGCCAGGTGGGATTCCTTCCTACCACGTACTTGGGGATGCCTTTTGGGAATCATTCGAGATTTGGAATACAGTGATTGGAAAATGAGAGAAGAAATTGGCCGGATGGAAGGGGCAATACTTGTCTCTTGGAGGCAGGGTCACATTAATCAACTCTGTTCTAGATTCCAACCTACATGATGTCACTATTTCCAACCCTGGCAAGGATAAGCAATAGATTGGACAGAATCCGAATGAAGTTCCTATATGGcaggaaaacaaagaaagaaaatgatataATCTAGGAAGGAAGTTCCTATGGCAGcgaaattaagaaagaaaatggtATGATCTAGTTAAATGGAAAGAGGTGATTGTAGAAAAGAGATATGGGGAAATAAGAATAAACAACTTGAAAAACTATAAAAGGACCTTAGAACGAAGTGGCTCTGAAGGTATGCAAATGACAAGTCGCACTTAGAAGCAAAATATGAGGAGGATAGTTGGATAACAGAGGAAGTTACTGGACCATATGGAGTGAACCAACGGAGGCCTATCAGAACTCTATGGAATGAACTTAAGATAAACACCAAGATCAAAGTGACCAACAAGGGGAAAGACAAGGTTTTGGAAATAGAAATGGCATGAGGCAGGCATCCTAGAAAACCTTTTTTTAGACATGCACAACATAGCAATACAACAACACAGTACCATAGCAGAAATTTGGACACAAAGGATGGGACATCACCTTCAGGAGACAAATTAATAGTTGAAAAATTGTAAGAGTGGCAGAGTTTTTCAACATAATTGGCCGGTTCAGTGGGACACAAGAGGGGGAAGATGAGCTATGGTGGCAGGGCTTTGGGAAAGGCACATTCAAGGTTGGCAAAGCATACAAGAAATTTTCCCAATCAACAGCTTATCAACTGGCCATGGAAGAATATCTGGAGGGTCAAATTCCTAATAAGGTTGTCTATTTCTTCTGGCTCTTATCCAAAGAGACATTGCTTTCACAGGATAACTCAATGAAAAGGAGATAACATTATGCGGTTATGCcctatatgtttattttatccGGAGAAGGCGGAAATCGTAAACCAACTCTTTTTGCACTGAAAGTTTACAGGACAACTATGGAGGTTGTTTCTAAACTTGAGAGATTTATCTAGGTCCAATGCCAGGAAAGATCACAGACACTTCAAAGCTGGGAAGAGATAGGGGTACTGGCCAAAAGCAGAAGCAGGTGGAGAAACGTACTAGCCAATAGATGGTAGACTATATGGAGGAAAGAAATGCTAGGTGTTTTGAGAacatagaaaatagtatatatcagatcagGTTGAATTATATCTTGATTCTGTGTTTTTGGTGTAATCAGATTTGGTCTATTATCATATCTCTATTATTGATGTTCTAAATTCATTGTAGACATAGGATCATAGGATTTTGTAAATATGGTTGTAGTTCAATCCATGTACTACTCTTTACttgtatattaaatataaatttgccagtttcaaaaaaataaaaattgattgacAAGGACCTGAAATGTGAGGTATGGTCTAATGAAGATTTATGCCACTGTCTATGGTTGTACCTGGATATGAGTGTAAAGTTCTGACAATCGGAGTTCATACCTGCGGAAGAAAAGCTCTGTCATAAGTATGAGTACAAGGCATTAATAAATCTgaccacattcatggctaataATAAGCAAACCAACACAGAAATCCTCTcaagtttataaatatttaatacaaGAGATATTGGGACCTTAGGATCAATATAGTGAAGAAGTCGTGTAGGCTGTGAAATAGCATCTTTTCATGCTTCGGGAAAAACATCACCTAAATGAGTAACAAAACCTAGAAACAATGGAGTGTTATTCTCTCTATGGGCTCAAACAATCTCCAAGAGCTTTGTTTAAGAGTTTACTTGGTTTGTAAAAAACAAAGGTATCATACTTACAGGAGATGACTTTCCTGAAATAAAGCCATACCATGTTCATTTGATACTCTCTTGAGGGAAAGACAACTATCGTAATAGTGTATGCCGATGATATCATACTTACAGGAGATGACTTTCCTgaaataaagaatttaaaaaaacaattcgCCTCACAGTTCGAGACCAAAGATTTGGGTCAGTTTAAAAAATTCCTTGGCATGAAAGTAGCAAGATCAAAAGAAGGCATTAAGGTTTCACAAAGGAAGAATCAACTAGATATTCTAAAAGAGATAGGTATGAGTGGTTGTCGTTCAGCTAAAATACCTATTGATCCGAATATAAAATTCAgaaatgaagaaggaaattcAATTGACCAAAGTCAATATCAGAGGCTAGTTGGGAAGTTGATCTACTTATCACACACTCGACCTGATATGACTTTTGTTGTAAGCTTAGTGAGTCAAATTTATGCACTCTCTGAAGGAGGATCACCAAGAAGCGGTCTACATGATtctaagatatttgaaaagCTCGCCATGGAAAGGATTGTTTTGCAAAAATTGTCAAGATAAGGACATTGAAGGCCTTTAGAGATGCAGATTGGGCCGTAGCAGTGCTGAAGTTGAACGATTGATGGCCCATGGGATCTGTGAAATGATTTGGCTCAAGAAGATGATGGAAGAACTAAAAATAGTGTTTGTGTTATCAATGAAGTTGTACTGTGACAATAAAGTCGCCATAAGTATTGCTCTCAATTCGGTTCAACATGACAGAATAAAGCATGATGAAGTGGATAGACACTTCATaaaaagaaagatgaagaaggaaatGTGTGCATGCCTTTTGTCCCAAATCAGGAAATTGCAGATATTTTCACAAAAGGCTTGTTTAAACCAAAGTAGGAAATTCTTGTAAGCAAGTTCGGCATGAATATTTACATGccaacttgagggggagtgCTGATTTGTAAATCTAAATGTGATCAGATATGATTTTGAAAGATTTAAATTGATCTAATAAAATCATATCTGATATGCTATTAAATAGGTTAGGATATTAGATGAAATAAAATcatcccttgattctcaaatcTCCTTGAATCAAGGGATCTGATagctagttagtttattttccTATGCTATAAATGTGTATGTCTATGGATGGATAATATTGTACAACTTTGGTACCAACACTTACAAAAAGCTCAAATATACATATGCTATATAATATTTCTAGGATTCTAACATTCATTAATACTCAAATTCTCTCTTTCTGTCAAAAAGCGAGTTGTTGAACCTTTATTTGTTACTGTTAAAGTTCCACGCCGGTTAAATCAGTTGTATTTTGTTTTGGGTCAATCCTCATCACttgagctaacttttggggtCGTAACATTCCCAATGTGCATTTTCCTAACGTGATATTAAAACTAGACCCGTCTCTGATGTTGGGTTACCCAACATTGGACCACTTTGTTACATTACTACAAGCTTCAAATGATTAGTCAAGTCCATAAGGAAATCCAAAATCTGTAGGTGTATGTTTTGTTGCCTCCTTGTAAGATATTGTGAAATTCTCACACCCCTATTATGcttcataaaaatattgagagaTATTTCAATCAATACTTTTTGTTGGCCCATTATTAAAAACACCAACAGTGGTATCAAGAGCTTTAATGATCTTACGTGATCTGTGAGTTCTTCCAAAGAACTATCATATCATTTTTAACTCGTGAGGTCCACTTTTAACCGGCAAGGGCTATTTTTCAATCAATTATACAACACCAGGGTTATTTTCAACTCATgcttttttcaaaacaaaagtTTTGGGTTAACTCAtgcttttttcaaaaaaaaaagtttttctcaACCAAATTATAACCTAAGATCATACTTTAAAGCCTATGATCTATGGAAGTTGTAACGGAAGATATACCCTTACAATCTCTCCCTACAAATCCTATcctttatcaaattaaatgtcatttgaatgaaaaaaacaaataattcaaaaacaaaattgtaattcaaaatttagttgcgaattaaattttttcttaagtCATTGATTGTGAGACGGCAAAAGAAGCTtgggaatttttttaaaaatatatatataaaggaagTGATCAAATCGAACAAAtgcaaattttgaatttggaaaGGGATTTTGAATCTCTTAGGATGCAAGAggataaaaaaatgttaagtatTCTAACAAGATTTCTTTGATTGTTAATAAGATCAGGTGGATTGGCgagaatttcaaaaatgacagaaaagtAGAAAATATTCTTGCGGCAAATTTCAGAGAGCATCAGTCTAAAATTTCTTCTCTGGAAGAATCTAAAGATCTCTCTACTATCACTGTTGAAGAACTAATAAATTCTCTTCAAGCACAAGAGCAAAGAAGAGCATTTAGACAAGATAATGCTATTGAGGGTGctttttatgtataaaactAGAAAAGGAAAAGGTAATTATCCTCTTTGcaaatactacaaaaaaaacACTTGAAAATTTTTTGTTAGTGGAGACCTGAAGCAATATGTGGAAATTGCAAACAAGCCGGCCATATTTTAAAAGTGTGCAAGCTTAAAAACAATCCTCAAGCACAAGCAATAGAAGCAGAAAAAGAGGAGCAACTTTTTTAAATTGTAGTATCTAGGGGAAATGAGAAGTGTTGAATTTGCTTTTAGTTATTGCAAGTAAACTTTTAGCATAATAAGTTACCTAACTTTAGggtgaatttgaattttaaatatgtgTGTTGATTATGTAGCCTTTTAGATTTTTATAATGCAGATTTTCTGCTAATTATGTCATCAAGTTGGCTATTTAAAGCCCTATAAtgcttaataaaaatattgagagaTATTTCAATCAATACTTTTTGTTGCCCTGTTTTTAGAAACACCAACACAAACAGCCAAGAAACTATGAAGGCCATCAAACCTATAAtctattaaaatatatctaaagCCTACAAGCTAACATGCTCTTATGCAGTTTTTATCTCCAAATCATCATGGTGGGATGCTAAAGAATCAAATCCCGCCTCCTGCTAAGATATTCACAATAGTAAGACTCTGAAACTTGGACTTGGACAAAAGTCAAACATAAAATCCTCTAACTTTGTATACTGGTACTCTTTCACTAAATAAACTTGAAGCATCTATAAACTATAAAGTAGTTAGTTAGACAGCTTGTGTAGATTGTTTCATTAACAAACTAAAACCAGATAATTAACAGGTGAAAGCCAATTCCAGGGTTTTCTAAATCAATATCGTACTAATTGCTTTCATTCATCTCAGCTAAATGCTACCCTATTAATTCTAGAAGCAAACAACTCTTCACAAATGTAAGGGCTTACAAGATTTAGGCTAGGATGAAATGAGGTTTCATTGACAAATAATGAAAGCTTAAAGAGTTCAAGTACATTTAGATAAGGATACACTCTCACATAACCTTGCACCCAAGGAGAGTGACCTAATAGTCGACGTAGTAGATCAACAACCATTAGGTATCAGGTTCAAATCACAATGGAGGCAAAAACACAAAGTGATTCTTTCCATTTATCAAAAACTTGGTGGAAAGAGTAACCCAGTACCTATGATGATGGTAAGTAGACCAAGACATCAGTTATCAAAACAGAACAAAACAGAAAATTCCCCCATAATCCTTAGCTTGAATTTGCTCCAGATAAACGTTTCAGagagacataaatttttaattggtTTTCAATTCAATGAAACAATTCTACACCGATTCAAAACTCATGCTCTTTGTATACCGAACATATTTAAGAGGGATTTCCACATTCAGCACGTATCAGGATTATCATGCACAAAATGGAAAAGCACTAATAGAGGAACATACTGAATGAGTTCAGCTTGTGATGGCACATCATCGAGCTGTCGTTTAAATGACAGAGTGGACCTCAATTTAGCTGCAAGTtcctataaaagaaaaagaccTGTAATTCTAATATGACATACAACATCAAGGTGCAGTTTATTGGATAGCGGTGAACTTAGGTATAATGATGCTGTGTTTTAATTAGAAAGATGCTAATCTAAATCTTATCTTATCCAAAAACAAAGATGCTATAAATTAAGTAGAAAGATGCATATCATGTAAGTTGACTGGTGAAGCTACAAAAACTGATTGCATATCAAGGATGCTGTCAGAGTTGAATTAGAAATCCTGATGACTGTTAGCCTAAACATCTTTATGTAGAACTAATTATGGTCCATCGGCTATCTAACAAATAGTCCAAATTGCTGTCGACTTTCCTTGGATGATTAAAACTTGAAACACAAAAGCAATTAATGTGCAGAGCTTCCCACTCGACATTGTTTTCTTAAAGCCTGAAAAGAAGGTAATGCATCAACATGGGCTTTATCATGAGGTATGCCAGAAGTACAAAACAAGAAACCAAGATTCATGTTAAGGACTAGATCTGAAGAAGTCCTCTAGCCAAGCAGAGGACGAATACAAAGCTTTCCCTATGTACCGGACTAAAGAAATAACTCACAAGCAGCAAAGAAGAGTGTGGTCCTTTTTTTCTTTGGGTGTATATCCTAGGAAAATAACTCTGCATAACTTTCAAAAAATAGCTTCAACACAGACACAGTAAAAATTGGGGTGGCATACTGTTAAAGATCATTGCAGAATGCAAACTTATTAGTGGGGCAAAAAGACCATCGAGATGTAGGCCTATAAAATTCCTTAGAGTGTGGTAACTACACTTAATAATGAATTTACACAATGATATGAAAAGAGAAAGCATTACCATATTGTATGGCTTTATTTACTATTTGGAATTTGACAAGACGATTTCTATAATCCTTTTTTGTCTTCATTGGTCATTTATGTTGAACAATGACGGCAAGGAACACATAGCCTATCATATGCATCTTGTTAGATAGTTCGTATAATAATATACTTAAGGGGTTGATTGGTTGGTGGGTTGGGATAGGCAAGGATATCTCATGGGATTATTTGGCCACAATCTATATGGGATAACTTTTTCCACCATTTTATACTAAAATAGTGGGATTAAATAATCCTGGACTATATAATACACATTACCAAGCGCATGACAAAATAATCTCATGGATAAAATTCAGGATTATTTTATCATGTGTTTGGTTATCAGTATCAATTTATCCCGCAATTATTTCCCATCATTTGTACGAAAATAGTGGGATTAATTATCCCATATAAAAGGTGGGATAGATAATCCATGGGATATCTTGTCTATCCCATCCCTCAAACCAAACGACCTACGAGTCCCATATTGGAAGATAGGTATTGAGTATTGTGTAAAGTTTGTATATAAACAGGGTTCAATGCAAGAAAATTAATTCACGCATCTTAATGATATTTTCTCGGCTCACTATTATACACATGGTGTGTGGTGAAAAATATTCAGAAAAAGAGAATACAGTCAGCGAGCCTCAATTATTCGATGACTAGCTCAGAAGTTTTGCATCATCCTCTTCTTATTTAGGTTTTGTGTGAAAACCAACACTACCATAAAATTCATCATCGACCAGAGATCAAATCCCAATAAGACTTTCCGGCATCCAATCCTGCATGAGCCGCAGCATCTAGTCTTCATACGAAACAGTAAAGTCACACGCCGACGTGTGAGGTAGTTTCCCGGTATTTGTCAAGTTGGAGTCTTCTGTACAGTGGTCGCTTGTTGTTTCCAACCCTAATCACAGGGATTTTTCCAGTAAACGGTCACTGAAACAGTGTTTTCAAATGGTACAGTgactttttcactttttttgttattttgctaGACCTCTTTGCCATCGAATAGTCTTTCAAGTTTGACATTTTTGGCTCCAAAAATACAGAACAAGAAATTTAGGTTTTATGATTACTTAAAAGACCTTAGTTCAAACTATTTAGCTAGGACTTCCTTAATTGAGTTGTGATGCAAAGACCAAGGTGTTCAAGATCACTTGACCAAAAGGACTATTCAGGGAGGTGACAAGGCTCAAGCACAGTGGTAAAAGACTGATACTCAATTATGTAATCACAAGTGGCAATCTATGGACTCCAAGTTGATGCCTTCATTTCATCCTTTGATCCTTATAATACATTTTATTCAGTTTGGGAAAAGGCCCACACTTTATACACTaataaaatctcattttatgatgttatatcAAGGGTGACAAACTTAAAAGAAACATGAATTGGATGTCTAAGCACTTCGGACAGGTACAAGCAATCATGGAGTAATTTGATTACTAACTTTTAGTCTTTTACAGAATGTTTCATCCTAACCAAAGTGGAACTCTGAAGGAAGatctaaaaaattatgtctTAGAAACAAGGAAAAGTTAGTGTTGACTCTCCAAAATAAGAGAAACTTGAAACCTTGAGCCATAATATTGACTTTTTGTTAGATATTATCtgatcaactcaaagatttataCCTTAAATGATAAATCCACATTTAACATCTACATTTACCACTGACTGTGAGCTGTTTCCTGCATCTAACTAAAGTCCTCAGATAGAGTTCAAATAAATCTACTTCGGAGGTGATTTCACTTTTGCAGAACAGTTGAAAAGAGCTCTTTTTGAAACACATGAGTATAGTTTAAAGCTTATAATTAGTTGAAGGTCAATGTTCAGTGTGTCCTTTTCACCCCATCATATCTTCAATTCCCACAATAACCATCAAGTCTAGCAGAGAGAATTTATACCCACAACTTTGTACTTCCATCTTAGATTACCTTTCTTGAGCCAGAAGATACCCTTCTATTTTGTATGTTTCTCAACCCCCTCCCTGATCAAGTCTGGATTATTTACTTCCGTTGATCAATTAAGGAATAATTTcgttaataaaaggaaaaaactcCCATATACaagtagaatacaaaaaaaagagaTCTGAACAAATAAGAATCTCATGGGTGCACCAAAGAAACATGAGGGATAGAGGGCCATTCTTCAAATATACAAAATGATATTTAATTCCTTCAAAAGTTCTTGTATTTCTTTCTCTCCACACTAAACACATAAGAGCAAATGGAGCAATGTCCCAAGCCCATCTTCTCTTCCGTCTTCCCTTCTTGTCGTAAAGCAGAATCTAGTAATTACGGTATCGGTCCTTACCAAGTagaaattcttcaaaatcaatataacaataactacctccaaaaatatcatgaaaaggAAATAATAATGTAGAAGCGTAAAAAGATATATACAGCATAATAAGCCAAGACAATAAGAAGATTGATTAAAGATAAAGGTTGATGTAATTGAAACTAGATataattcttcatatttttgGTAAAACTAAAGCAATATCTAAGTTTGTGTGACGAACATCCAAACCAACAAACAAAGCATAAAATTTTGTAAGAAACATACACATAGCATATCAGATAAAGGCTACTCAAATTGGCCCTGCCATGAGAAATTAGAGAGAAACCAAGTAAGAAGCTTGATTAATCCCTCAAGTTTGGTTTGGATTTTATTGCAACTTCTTTAACAATATAGTAAGTGTATAATCACGAAATCTAGTCATAATCAAATTCCTAATGAAATTAATTCTAATCATTGTAAATCTTACCTCAAGTTGGAGCTTACATAATCTTGATACAAATACTCGACTCGAGGTCTTCCTAAGCTTATCATTCTGTCTGAAAAAGTTGGTGGCTATGCATCTGGACTCAATCTATAATGCCCCACATGCATTTAGGTAATTTTAAACTCATGCCATGCTTTAAAACATGCCAATTGAGTGATACTTTGTGATGGTAATTAATTATGATGTTTGAATATTGATGTAGGTGTCGATTTGTAACAAGTGAGGTAGAGGTAAGTAGACATAGCAAAAAGGAACTAAAATGTCACAACCCAAGGCCATATACGAGCGGATTTATGACTCATGCTACGCAAGATCCAGCCCCAAAAGCGCGCATACCAGGTGAACTTGAACTATGCCTTATAAAGCTCTTTATTTTCCTCTCCCATTTCGATATGAGATTCGCCTAAGGTGTTATGTGCACCTCATCTTCAGAAATTTACCAACCTAGAAGCTTGCTAGGCCCACACTCATCAGTCCGCCCATTGTCAAGGGGCTCACatataaatttagaagtttGACTGGCTATGGTGGGTCGCCATGGTGTGCCCACCACGTGAAAGGGGCATAACTCAATCTATTAGTTCTTTGTTATTGTAAGCAAAAAAGTAAAGCATTTTCTTACCCTCTTTGCGAAATCAAGCTTCTTAGTGGAGTCCCGAAAAGTATGGTCCAAATTTTCAGAGAACTTCACCTCTTTGCCTTTTTGCAGTAGCTCCTCAAACTCATCAACCTTGGTTTGCAATTTAGCATGTTCTAAGATGCACCTAGATTGGAGTTCAGATTCTTGGTTGTCAAGGGCCTAAAAGAATCAAGAGCAAAAGTTGGTCAAATGCATTTAATCATGGCAGAAGGACATCAAAGAAGAAGGCTTCATGAGACAAGATAATCTTTTAAAgtgagatttaaaaaaaaaagctacCAAGATATTGAGTATAAATAACAGAAGAAAGATGATGAAACATCGAGAAAAGGATATTGAGCTCAATAGAATTGCatgtaatctttttatttttaagatttaaaatctGACAAGGTTGAGAGATTGCTAAAGCAACAAATGATGCTCGTCTACAAGATTGCAAAACGCAGCACATATCAGgttaaatattttatgccaaGAAAAGGATTTCACCCAAAAATATAGAAACAATTTTAACAGTCTAAACTTAATCATCCACAAGAACCAGAATGCAACAATATGATTTTGTTGCGAAACAAATACAGgaaatgaaaactattataCAAGGCACGTCGCAAGCGTAGATAGGATTACAGTCAACTGTCGAGTCAGTGAACGCCAGTCAGACCAAAGACTTGTTGGACCCGCCTTATTCGCACCAAACATCAGGAGTCTGGAAGAATCCATCCGGGGAGGTTCAAAGTGCCCGTACAGTATATAACCCAAACAACGGTCAGATTCCAAGATATCTGGTTTTCCATTTAATGGCAATGAACTTAGCCATGTAACGGCTGAAATGAGCATGAATCATGAAGCAATCACCACTGGCCTACCTTTTAAACTCCGCCACTCTTCCCCACCATTTGAATTCACCGGAATACAAATGTTACTTTCGTCTTTTATAGGTTATCTAAATTTGGCTAAtgtctttgttatttttcatatcattattCCAATTAAATTCACATTAGGAagatttacaataattttataaataaattttaggtTAAACGATGAAAGGTTTTTTACCGCTGTTTGTAGCGAAAAACTATTTCGAACACACAAGAGTTCACTAAACCCATCAAAAACTAAGTACAAGTAATGTAAAATCTATTACCGAAAGAGACACAACTTCAGCACCTACCTTGGACGTTTCCAGAAGCCATAATATCTTCTGCGCAGTGGAATCACCgtcaattttttcttctatttgctTTATTTCACTCAGCAAATCATCTTTTTTCTGATTCAAAGCAAATAAGGATTAATAAATGCTGATTCATGGAGATGAGATGACCGAATTCAAATATGTCCAGTTGATTCTGCAATTCTAATAGCTTCTTACCAGTTCTTCCATTATTATTCATGAACGATCGATTCCTCCTGCAACTTCCCGACAAACAATTGGAGTTATATgggctttttttttaaaagggaaaatggtTAAAAAATAACCTCAACTTTtgatttattgattaattttattttgggtAAATCAcgctatatttaaaaaatat
Proteins encoded in this region:
- the LOC101248680 gene encoding uncharacterized protein isoform X4; translated protein: MLISAVTWLSSLPLNGKPDILESDRCLGYILYGHFEPPRMDSSRLLMFGANKAGPTSLWSDWRSLTRQLTALDNQESELQSRCILEHAKLQTKVDEFEELLQKGKEVKFSENLDHTFRDSTKKLDFAKRELAAKLRSTLSFKRQLDDVPSQAELIQYELRLSELYTHIQGKDRQTRKYYATYNTLLGIKELMLKETSLLNSIRSQFKDALTSPAGRKKLIDSMEGIMHGTQQKLEKVQIALQSERKAHEALKGQYAAIVSEQRHYNSILEAFQCINRVACGLCNFF
- the LOC101248680 gene encoding uncharacterized protein isoform X8, giving the protein MEELKKDDLLSEIKQIEEKIDGDSTAQKILWLLETSKALDNQESELQSRCILEHAKLQTKVDEFEELLQKGKEVKFSENLDHTFRDSTKKLDFAKRELAAKLRSTLSFKRQLDDVPSQAELIQYELRLSELYTHIQGKDRQTRKYYATYNTLLGIKELMLKETSLLNSIRSQFKDALTSPAGRKKLIDSMEGIMHGTQQKLEKVQIALQSERKAHEALKGQYAAIVSEQRHYNSILEAFQCINRVACGLCNFF
- the LOC101248680 gene encoding uncharacterized protein isoform X9, which encodes MLISAVTWLSSLPLNGKPDILESDRCLGYILYGHFEPPRMDSSRLLMFGANKAGPTSLWSDWRSLTRQLTALDNQESELQSRCILEHAKLQTKVDEFEELLQKGKEVKFSENLDHTFRDSTKKLDFAKRELAAKLRSTLSFKRQLDDVPSQAELIQYELRLSELYTHIQGKDRQTRKYYATYNTLLGIKELMLKETSLLNSIRSQFKDALTSPAGRKKLIDSMEGIMHGTQQVECARNEILRMQTSKERLAS
- the LOC101248680 gene encoding uncharacterized protein isoform X2, which produces MLISAVTWLSSLPLNGKPDILESDRCLGYILYGHFEPPRMDSSRLLMFGANKAGPTSLWSDWRSLTRQLTALDNQESELQSRCILEHAKLQTKVDEFEELLQKGKEVKFSENLDHTFRDSTKKLDFAKRELAAKLRSTLSFKRQLDDVPSQAELIQYELRLSELYTHIQGKDRQTRKYYATYNTLLGIKELMLKETSLLNSIRSQFKDALTSPAGRKKLIDSMEGIMHGTQQKLEKVQIALQSERKAHEALKGQYAAIVSEQRHYNSILEAFQGKQTKLSFQANQVRRANQKLQLIHTDVCGPMKTDSLSGGMC
- the LOC101248680 gene encoding uncharacterized protein isoform X10 → MLISAVTWLSSLPLNGKPDILESDRCLGYILYGHFEPPRMDSSRLLMFGANKAGPTSLWSDWRSLTRQLTALDNQESELQSRCILEHAKLQTKVDEFEELLQKGKEVKFSENLDHTFRDSTKKLDFAKRELAAKLRSTLSFKRQLDDVPSQAELIQYELRLSELYTHIQGKDRQTRKYYATYNTLLGIKELMLKETSLLNSIRSQFKDALTSPAGRKKLIDSMEGIMHGTQQGTCK
- the LOC101248680 gene encoding uncharacterized protein isoform X5; translation: MEELKKDDLLSEIKQIEEKIDGDSTAQKILWLLETSKALDNQESELQSRCILEHAKLQTKVDEFEELLQKGKEVKFSENLDHTFRDSTKKLDFAKRELAAKLRSTLSFKRQLDDVPSQAELIQYELRLSELYTHIQGKDRQTRKYYATYNTLLGIKELMLKETSLLNSIRSQFKDALTSPAGRKKLIDSMEGIMHGTQQKLEKVQIALQSERKAHEALKGQYAAIVSEQRHYNSILEAFQSSMRTLQLFLMTRETCSCYPLSAHKVECARNEILRMQTSKERLAS
- the LOC101248680 gene encoding uncharacterized protein isoform X3 translates to MLISAVTWLSSLPLNGKPDILESDRCLGYILYGHFEPPRMDSSRLLMFGANKAGPTSLWSDWRSLTRQLTALDNQESELQSRCILEHAKLQTKVDEFEELLQKGKEVKFSENLDHTFRDSTKKLDFAKRELAAKLRSTLSFKRQLDDVPSQAELIQYELRLSELYTHIQGKDRQTRKYYATYNTLLGIKELMLKETSLLNSIRSQFKDALTSPAGRKKLIDSMEGIMHGTQQKLEKVQIALQSERKAHEALKGQYAAIVSEQRHYNSILEAFQVECARNEILRMQTSKERLAS